Below is a window of Chloroflexota bacterium DNA.
CAGTTCCACAACCACTGGCAGGGTCAGCTCTGAGCCAGTGGCCGGTGCAACTCACCCTGGTGCCGCCGACCGCTCCCTTCTTGAAGCAGGCCGACCTGCTGCTGGTGGCGGACTGTGTTCCTTTTGCCTACGCCGGGTTCCATCGGGACATGCTCAGGGGGCATGCCCTGTTGGTGGCGTGTCCCAAGCTGGACGACTTCCAGGCCCACCGGCAGAAGCTGACTGAGATTCTGCGGCAGTCCGGGGCAAAGAGCCTGACAGTGGTTCACGTTGAGGTGCCATGTTGTCATGGACTGGTGCACATGGCGCGGGAGGCGATGCTAGCCAGCGGCAGGGCCATCCCGCTAAAGGAGAGAATCATAGGCGTCAGGGGGGAGCTGATATCCTGATAGCCGCAAAGGGCCACAGCCAGAAACACCCGGACCAAATCGCTGAGCTGTTCTCAAAAGGGGCCACCTACCAAGAACTCTTCCGGAAGCTACAAGGCTTTCCGTCCTCAAGTGACAATCCGGCTTCTTGTTGAATCATGCGTCCCACTCTGAGCCTTGCCTAGCGGGCACGAGCATGATAGGCTTTGGTTCTCAAGGCAGGCTACCCGAGTTCAGAGACGCGGGGATCATTGACTGAGGGCGAAGCCAGAATTGAAGACTGTGTTCATAGTGAACTCTCTCGTCACCAGGCACCGAGCTGCCGACCGGAGCAGGCTTGAGAACTATGCAAGGAGCAGCCAGGGACTTGCCTGCGACATCTGGATGACGGAGTCCTGCGGGCAGGCAACCCATCTGGCCAGTGAGGCCATCAAGTCAGGCTACGAGATGGTGGTAGCTGTTGGCGGGGACGGCACGGTCAATGAAGTGCTGAACGGCTTCTTCGAGAACGGCGTTGCGCTCAGCCAAGATGTGACCTTGGGCATTGTTCCACTTGGGTCAGGTTGTGACTTTGCCCGAAGCCTGGGCCTCCCCAGGAAGACAGATGAGGCCATCATGACTCTGGGAAGCAGTCGCGTGAGAAGGATTGATATTGGCAGGGTTGAGTTCCTGAATTTCCGCCGAGAGAGGGAAAGCAGGTTCTTCGCCAACATGGCAGACGTGGGTGCTGGTGGACTGGTGACCCAAAGGGCAGGTCGGGCGCCACGGATATTGGGGCGACGCCCGAACTATGTGTGGGGCATCCTATCTGCCGCGCTGAGCTACAAGGCCAAGTCGATCAGCGTCTCCATTGACGGCGGCGAGCCGACAAGGCTGGCGGTACGGAACTTGATAGTCGCCAACGGCAGGTACTTTGGGCGGGGCTTCCTTCCCGCTCCCCATGCAAGGATCGACGATGGACTGTTCGACATTGTGAACATAGGAGACTTCAGTACTATCGAAGGCGTGTGGCACCTCCCTAAGTTGCGCAAGGGTACGCACCTGGGGCTCGCAAAGGTGAGCAGCTTTCGGGGCAAGAAGGTCGAAGCCAACACTGACGAAGAGGTCCTGCTGGAGATAGACGGTGAGTTGGTTGGAACCATTCCGGCGACCTTTGAGATTGTTCCCGAGGCCGTGAACATCAAGGTGTGATGGCCTTCAGGCACTTTTGCGTCGTCCGCAACATTGCAGGATTGGCCCCGGATTTGCCCCGGTATACCCCAAGGCTGTCAATCATAGGTAGCAGGAACGGCCCCGACGGGGGTCGTGTCAGCTGTTGGTTCGGCCCGCGGCCACGGTGTCCAGCTAGCAGAAGGAAGACACGTCAGCAAAATGTCAGCTAAAACGAAAAAGCCTCCACAGGCCGAACGGCCCGGAGGCTTTTTCAGATATGATTTTTGGTAGCGGGAGTTGGATTCGAACCAACGACCTTCGGGTTATGAGCCCGACGAGCTACCACTGCTCCATCCCGCGCCACCACATCCCAAAAAGTCTGCGCCTCTTTGGGAGCCCTAGAGATAAGGATTTTGCCCCAAGCTGGAGGCGAGTCAAACCCTCGACCATTAGTACAGCTAAGCTTCAAGGGTTACCCCTCTTCCACCTGCCGCCTATCAAGCCGGTAGTCTACCGGCGGTCTTACTCCGCCGAAGCGGATGGGAGAACTCATCTTGGGGAAGGCTTCGTGCTTAGATGCTTTCAGCGCTTATCCAACCAAACATGGCTACCCAGCAATGCCCCTGGCGGGACAACTGGCACACCAGAGGTCTGTCCCCCTCGGTCCTCTCGTACTGGAGGGAGCCCCCCTCAATTCTCCTGCGCCCACCCTGGATAGAGACCGACCTGTCTCACGACGGTCTGAACCCAGCTCACGTGCCGCTTTAACCGGCGAACAGCCGGACCCTTGGGACCTGCTTCAGCCCCAGGATGCGACGAGCCGACATCGAGGTGCCAAACCTCCCCGTCGATATGAACTCTTGGGGGAGATCAGCCTGTTATCCCCGGGGTAGCTTTTATCCGTTAAGCTACGGCCCTTCCACGCGGTACCGTAGGATCACTTTGCCCGACTTTCGTCCCTGTTCGGCTTGTAGGCCTCACAGTCAAGCCCCCTTCTGCCAATGCACTCAACGGCTGATTTCCATCCAGCCTGAGGGGACCTTTGGACGCCTCCGTTACTCTTTGGGAGGCGACCGCCCCAGTCAAACTGCCCACCTGGCACTGTCCCCGCCTGTGGCGGGTTAGGACCAAAACCGAACAAGGGTGGTATTTCACCGTTGGCTCCACCGAGGCTAGCGCCCCAGCTTCATAGCCTCCCACCTATCCTACACATGCCCCATCTCGATCCCATGCCAAGCTACAGTAAAGCTCCACGGGGTCTTTTTGTCCAAGGGCGGGCAGCCCGCATCTTCACGGGCATTTCAACTTCACCGGGTCCCCCGTCGAGACAGCGCTCAGGTCGTTACACCATTCGTGCGGGTCGGAACTTACCCGACAAGGGATTTCGCTACCTTAGGACCGTTATAGTTACGGCCGCCGTTCACCGGGGCTTCAGTTCAGAGCTTCGCCTTGCGGCTAACCCCTCCCATTAACCTTCCGGCACTGGGCAGGTATCAGCCCCTATACCTCAGCTTTCGCTTTGGCAGAGACCTGTGTTTTTGTTAAACAGTCGCCTGAGCCTATTCTCTGCGCCCGCCTTGCGGCGGGACCCCTTCTCCCGAAGTTACGGGGTCAACTTGCCGAGTTCCTTAACGGGGGTTCTCCCGAACGCCTGGGGACTCTTGTCCCCGCCTACCTGTGGCGGTTTGCGGTACGGGCACTCAATGGCCTCGGACACGAGGCTTTTCTTGACGGCGGGACCAGGCCCAGTCGCATTGGGTTGCCCCTCCACTTCCCCCCAGCCCAACCCTTACGGGGGTGGATTTACCTGCCCCCGGGCCAGACTGAGGGACGCACCATGTCCATTGGGTGCGCCGGACCCTTCCCACCGTGTCCCCCCGAGCCATTAAAACGACCATCGAGTGGTGCAGGAATGTTGACCTGCTATCCATCGCCTTCGGCCAAAGCCTTATGCTTAGGCCCCGACTAACCCTACGCGGATTGATCTTGCGTAGGAATCCTTAGGCTTACGGCGGGCGTGGTTCTCACACGCCTTATCGTTACTCATTCCGACATTCTCCCTTCCCTCCCCTCCACCCAGGCTTCCACCTGGACTTCATCGAGGAGGGAATGCTCCCCTACCTCTCACCCAAGGGTGAGACCATAGCTTCGGTGATGGGCTTGAGCCCCGGTAGATTATCGGCGCAGGATTGCTTGACCAGTGAGCTATTACGCAATCTTTAAAGGGTGGCTGCTTCTAAGCCAACCTCCTGGCTGTCTGGGCAACCCCACTTCCTTACCCACTTAGCCCATTCTCAGGGACCTTAGCTGATGGTCTGGGTTGTTCCCCTCTCGACCACGGAGCTTATCCCCCGCAGTCTCACTCCCGGGGCAAAGCGGTGGCATTTGTGGTTTAGTTGGGTTTGGTAAGCTTTTTGCCCCCTAGCCCATCCAGAGCCCTACCTCCACCGCCGGGACCCCGAGGCTGCACCTAAATGCATTTCGGGGAGAACCAGCTATCTCCGGGTTCGATTGGCATTTCACCTCTACCCACAACTCATCCCATGCCTTTGCCACGGCAACGGGTTCGGGCCTCCAGTCGCTTTTCAGCGACCTTCACCCTGGCCATGGGTAGCTCACCCGGTTTCGGGTCTGCTCCCGGCGACCCTCCCACCGAAGTGGGAAACGCCCTATTAAGACTCGCTTTCGCTCCGGCTCCGCGACTTCAGTCGCTTAACCAAGCCACCGAGAGCAACTCGTCGGATCATTCTTCAATAGGCACGCCGTCACCGCCTTGCGGCGGCTCCGACTGCTTGTAGGCCTGCGGTTTCAGGTCTTTTCACTCCCCTCTCGGGGTGCTTTTCACCTTTCCCTCACGGTACTGGT
It encodes the following:
- a CDS encoding diacylglycerol kinase family lipid kinase; the protein is MFIVNSLVTRHRAADRSRLENYARSSQGLACDIWMTESCGQATHLASEAIKSGYEMVVAVGGDGTVNEVLNGFFENGVALSQDVTLGIVPLGSGCDFARSLGLPRKTDEAIMTLGSSRVRRIDIGRVEFLNFRRERESRFFANMADVGAGGLVTQRAGRAPRILGRRPNYVWGILSAALSYKAKSISVSIDGGEPTRLAVRNLIVANGRYFGRGFLPAPHARIDDGLFDIVNIGDFSTIEGVWHLPKLRKGTHLGLAKVSSFRGKKVEANTDEEVLLEIDGELVGTIPATFEIVPEAVNIKV